A region from the Candidatus Omnitrophota bacterium genome encodes:
- the radC gene encoding DNA repair protein RadC has product MLNRLTVRDLPLSERPRERLTRLGAEALSDQELLACVLGRGVAGESVLVAAQRLLATFGHLPGVAEASVEQLSGVYGIGPAKAVQLKAAAELARRMALAGSHDQPAIDSAEAAAAIVRPHLLEKKKEHFVALLLDSRHRLIRLAPIAIGSLSATLVHPRELFKEAIAASAAAVIVAHNHPSGDPEPSAHDLELTTRLMEAGVLLGIEVLDHVIVATGGTSSLRARITPTTRRRT; this is encoded by the coding sequence ATGTTAAACCGTCTTACGGTCCGTGACTTACCGCTCTCGGAGCGGCCAAGAGAGCGGCTGACCCGTTTGGGGGCGGAAGCCCTCTCCGATCAGGAATTGCTGGCGTGCGTCTTAGGCCGCGGGGTCGCCGGCGAATCCGTCCTCGTGGCCGCCCAGCGGCTGCTGGCAACGTTTGGACACTTGCCAGGGGTCGCCGAGGCTTCAGTCGAACAACTCTCTGGCGTGTATGGCATTGGTCCAGCGAAAGCCGTGCAGCTCAAAGCCGCGGCAGAGTTGGCCCGCCGAATGGCCTTGGCTGGGTCCCATGATCAGCCGGCCATTGACAGCGCCGAGGCGGCGGCAGCTATCGTGCGCCCGCATCTCCTCGAGAAGAAAAAAGAGCATTTCGTCGCCCTCCTGCTCGATAGCCGGCATCGGCTGATTCGCCTCGCCCCCATCGCGATCGGCAGCCTCTCCGCAACGCTTGTGCATCCTCGCGAATTGTTCAAAGAAGCGATCGCGGCCTCGGCGGCCGCCGTCATCGTCGCCCATAATCATCCGTCCGGCGATCCGGAGCCCTCGGCCCATGATCTGGAACTGACCACGCGGCTCATGGAAGCCGGGGTACTCCTCGGCATTGAAGTGTTAGATCATGTGATTGTCGCCACCGGGGGAACGAGCAGCCTCCGAGCGCGCATCACACCCACGACACGAAGGAGGACATAA
- a CDS encoding exosortase system-associated protein, TIGR04073 family, whose translation MRTPGGYGTLAMVLAAGLSVAALAWAESGQRTLADTDYVDRSLGKYGLHPAFEKFGRGVSNLLGGWLEIPLNIQSRYSNKDTAGSLATGLLYGTVYGVVRTGVGAYETVTFLLPYPEDFAPILPPIGYFNTEGKRKPLLWE comes from the coding sequence ATGAGAACGCCTGGCGGCTATGGTACGCTGGCGATGGTCTTGGCGGCCGGCCTCTCTGTGGCAGCCCTGGCCTGGGCCGAGAGCGGCCAGCGCACACTGGCCGATACGGATTATGTCGATCGCAGTCTTGGCAAATACGGGTTGCACCCAGCGTTTGAAAAATTCGGCCGCGGCGTGTCGAATCTCCTCGGCGGCTGGCTGGAAATTCCCCTCAACATCCAGAGCCGCTATTCCAACAAGGATACCGCCGGGAGCCTTGCGACGGGCCTGCTCTATGGAACCGTCTATGGCGTGGTGCGCACCGGAGTCGGGGCCTATGAAACCGTGACGTTTCTCCTGCCGTATCCGGAAGATTTTGCGCCGATCCTGCCCCCCATCGGCTACTTCAATACCGAAGGCAAGCGCAAACCTCTCCTCTGGGAGTAA
- the nadC gene encoding carboxylating nicotinate-nucleotide diphosphorylase, producing MIARSDVLPLIRAALREDAAAHDITSRATIPASRRIRARIIAKASGILAGGPIAVWTFQAADPTLRCRLQAKEGARLAKGQTILTVEGKARSIFAAERTALNVLGHLSGIATLTRAFVDRVNGTQAKILDTRKTLPGLRALEKHAVRAGGGQSHRASLADALLIKTNHLRTATHDTRHKTHDLQSLVQNVKKRYPHQPIEIEVVDLREFDSAFATRPDIILLDNWSNSHIRLAVLRRNTSCVMGHGSWVALEVSGGVTLQNVRAIAATGVDRISIGRLTHSAPSLDLSLQVVYCGITPIMKR from the coding sequence ATGATAGCGAGATCAGATGTCCTTCCACTCATTCGAGCTGCGCTGCGGGAAGATGCGGCGGCTCACGACATCACCTCCCGTGCTACGATTCCCGCCTCGCGGCGCATCCGGGCGCGCATCATCGCGAAAGCCTCCGGCATCCTGGCGGGCGGACCGATCGCCGTCTGGACCTTCCAGGCGGCTGACCCGACACTGCGCTGCCGCCTCCAGGCCAAGGAAGGGGCTCGACTCGCCAAGGGGCAGACGATTCTGACCGTCGAGGGCAAGGCCCGATCGATCTTTGCGGCCGAGCGCACCGCGCTCAATGTCCTTGGGCATCTGTCCGGCATCGCCACGCTCACGCGCGCCTTTGTCGACCGCGTGAACGGCACCCAAGCCAAGATCCTCGACACCCGCAAGACGCTGCCCGGCCTGCGAGCGCTGGAGAAGCATGCCGTGCGCGCGGGGGGAGGGCAGAGTCATCGCGCGTCGTTAGCAGACGCACTGCTCATCAAAACGAATCATCTCAGAACGGCGACACACGACACACGACACAAGACACATGACCTTCAGTCGCTTGTCCAAAACGTCAAAAAACGTTACCCACATCAGCCCATTGAAATTGAAGTCGTGGATTTGAGGGAATTTGATTCGGCGTTCGCAACGCGTCCCGATATCATCCTCCTTGATAATTGGTCAAACAGCCATATTCGCCTTGCGGTTCTTCGACGAAATACGTCGTGTGTCATGGGTCATGGGTCATGGGTCGCACTTGAAGTGTCGGGCGGTGTGACGCTGCAGAATGTCCGCGCCATCGCCGCAACCGGTGTGGATCGCATCTCCATCGGCCGCCTCACCCACTCCGCACCATCACTTGACCTCTCATTGCAAGTCGTTTATTGTGGGATTACACCGATTATGAAAAGATGA